The following proteins are co-located in the Equus caballus isolate H_3958 breed thoroughbred chromosome 15, TB-T2T, whole genome shotgun sequence genome:
- the C15H2orf74 gene encoding uncharacterized protein C2orf74 homolog isoform X2, which produces MGHWAWLQLLQFLSPLDSDSFWDEGSVQSTDEETEKYPCTDANRDEDCLAANVETDNSGDKDKTLTPMRPGILVQRQSKEVLATPLENRGDVEDGEVAKIKEKQKPENAGENVQEDDDLQKPPIPVTGTPSVVDNQKRPLKGVTFSREVIVVDLGKDHPVSRSYTRMHKERK; this is translated from the exons ATGGGGCACTGGGCTTGGCTCCAGCTGCTCCAATTCCTCTCTCCTTTGGATTCTGATAGTTTTTGGGATGAGGGGAG TGTCCAaagtacagatgaagaaacagaaaaatatcctTGTACAGATGCTAATAGAGATGAAGATTGTTTAGCTGCTAATGTGGAGACGGACAATTCAGGAGACAAAGACAA GACTCTCACACCCATGAGGCCTGGCATTCTTGTTCAGAGACAGAGTAAAGAAGTGCTGGCCACACCCTTAGAAAACAGAGGGGATGTGGAGGATGGAGAGGTggccaaaataaaagagaagcaaAAGCCTGAGAATGCTGGAGAAAATGTTCAAGAG GATGATGACTTGCAAAAACCACCCATACCAGTCACTGGAACTCCTTCAGTTGTTGATAACCAAAAAAGACCTTTGAAAGGAGTGACATTTTCTAGGGAGGTAATTGTTGTGGACCTTGGGAAGGACCACCCTGTATCTCGAAGCTATACTCGAATgcataaagagagaaaatga
- the C15H2orf74 gene encoding uncharacterized protein C2orf74 homolog isoform X1: MSFATTAITFYILLIICLICICLLLVVFLFKCVQSTDEETEKYPCTDANRDEDCLAANVETDNSGDKDKTLTPMRPGILVQRQSKEVLATPLENRGDVEDGEVAKIKEKQKPENAGENVQEDDDLQKPPIPVTGTPSVVDNQKRPLKGVTFSREVIVVDLGKDHPVSRSYTRMHKERK, translated from the exons ATGAGCTTTGCAACCACAGCAATCACTTTCTACATCCTCCTTATAATTTGCCTCATTTGCATCTGCCTTTTATTGGtggtttttttatttaaatg TGTCCAaagtacagatgaagaaacagaaaaatatcctTGTACAGATGCTAATAGAGATGAAGATTGTTTAGCTGCTAATGTGGAGACGGACAATTCAGGAGACAAAGACAA GACTCTCACACCCATGAGGCCTGGCATTCTTGTTCAGAGACAGAGTAAAGAAGTGCTGGCCACACCCTTAGAAAACAGAGGGGATGTGGAGGATGGAGAGGTggccaaaataaaagagaagcaaAAGCCTGAGAATGCTGGAGAAAATGTTCAAGAG GATGATGACTTGCAAAAACCACCCATACCAGTCACTGGAACTCCTTCAGTTGTTGATAACCAAAAAAGACCTTTGAAAGGAGTGACATTTTCTAGGGAGGTAATTGTTGTGGACCTTGGGAAGGACCACCCTGTATCTCGAAGCTATACTCGAATgcataaagagagaaaatga